Proteins found in one Methanobrevibacter ruminantium genomic segment:
- the ppsA gene encoding phosphoenolpyruvate synthase, which translates to MYVKKFEDLSKDDLGIAGGKGANLGELTQAGIPVPPGFVVTSKTYDKFMRDTGIFSKVMDILDQVDINNTKELQEAAEKIKTIIIETPIPDGISTYITEAYNQLSERVGEEDGADVAIRSSATAEDLPEASFAGQQDTFLHVQGLDNVIEYVRKCWASLFEARAIFYREENDFEHSQVYIAVVVQQMVDSDKAGVMFTVNPSTGENIALIEGSWGLGESVVSGSVTPDNYAVDKETNEVLNVTISDKKTMFTNEEGGTSIQVDVPEDLRKERVLSDEELLELVAMAKRVEGHYGKPQDTEWAFHDGNLFLLQSRPITTLGDSKKEEAEEEEVDLEVLIRGLGASPGLASGTVKVILSLDELDKVQDGDVMVTTMTTPDMVPAMKRATGIVTDEGGVTCHAAIISRELGIPCVVGTGDATTTLKENDEVTADGKKGLVYKGIIKGAESEEASAGAVQVSATPLITVTEVKANVSMAEAAPKAAATGADGVGLLRTEHMMLSTGVHPRKFILDGEEDKLVDTIAEGVLKVADEFYPKPVWYRTLDAPTDEFITLEGGENEPREHNPMLGWRGIRRELDEPEILKAEFKAIKKLHDKGYKNIGIMIPLSQHPSELRRAKELCREVGMEPQVDVEFGMMVEIPAAAILIDEYIAEGIDFVSLGTNDLTQYTLAVDRNNEFVAKHYREEHPAVMALIERTIKHCAAAGVTCSICGQAGSVPHIVEKLVKFGITSVSSNTDAVEEVRKTVARAEKKIMLDAARKQL; encoded by the coding sequence ATGTACGTTAAAAAATTTGAAGATTTAAGTAAAGATGATTTAGGTATTGCTGGCGGTAAAGGTGCTAATTTAGGTGAATTAACCCAAGCAGGTATTCCAGTCCCTCCAGGATTTGTTGTGACCTCTAAAACTTATGATAAATTTATGAGAGACACTGGAATTTTTAGCAAGGTTATGGATATTTTAGACCAAGTAGATATTAATAACACTAAAGAGCTTCAAGAAGCTGCAGAAAAAATTAAAACAATTATCATTGAAACTCCTATACCTGATGGAATTTCCACTTACATTACTGAAGCTTACAACCAATTATCCGAAAGAGTTGGAGAAGAAGATGGTGCTGATGTAGCTATTCGTTCTTCCGCAACTGCTGAAGACTTGCCAGAAGCTTCATTTGCAGGTCAACAAGATACTTTCTTGCACGTTCAAGGATTAGATAATGTAATTGAATATGTAAGAAAATGTTGGGCTTCCTTATTTGAAGCAAGAGCTATTTTCTACAGAGAAGAAAATGACTTTGAACACTCTCAAGTTTACATTGCAGTAGTTGTTCAACAAATGGTAGATTCCGATAAGGCAGGTGTTATGTTTACTGTAAACCCCTCCACTGGTGAAAACATTGCTTTAATCGAAGGTTCTTGGGGACTTGGTGAATCTGTAGTTAGCGGATCTGTAACTCCTGATAACTACGCTGTAGATAAAGAAACTAATGAAGTATTAAATGTTACCATTAGTGACAAGAAAACTATGTTCACTAATGAAGAAGGCGGAACCTCCATTCAAGTTGATGTTCCTGAAGATTTAAGGAAAGAAAGAGTTTTATCTGATGAGGAATTATTAGAGCTTGTTGCAATGGCTAAAAGAGTAGAAGGTCATTACGGCAAACCTCAAGATACTGAATGGGCATTCCATGATGGAAACTTATTTTTATTACAATCCAGACCAATTACTACCTTAGGCGATTCTAAGAAAGAAGAAGCTGAAGAGGAAGAAGTGGATTTAGAAGTTTTAATCAGAGGTCTTGGTGCAAGTCCTGGTTTAGCATCAGGTACTGTTAAAGTTATTTTAAGTCTTGATGAACTTGATAAGGTTCAAGATGGAGATGTAATGGTAACCACTATGACCACTCCTGATATGGTGCCAGCTATGAAAAGAGCTACCGGTATTGTAACTGATGAAGGTGGAGTAACCTGTCACGCAGCTATTATCTCAAGAGAATTAGGAATTCCTTGTGTAGTAGGTACTGGAGACGCAACAACTACCTTAAAAGAAAATGATGAAGTTACTGCTGACGGTAAAAAGGGTTTAGTATACAAAGGTATCATTAAAGGTGCTGAAAGTGAGGAAGCAAGTGCTGGTGCAGTTCAAGTGTCTGCAACTCCTTTAATCACTGTAACCGAAGTTAAAGCTAATGTAAGTATGGCTGAAGCAGCTCCAAAAGCAGCAGCAACCGGTGCAGATGGTGTAGGATTGCTCAGAACTGAACACATGATGTTATCCACTGGTGTTCACCCAAGAAAATTCATCCTTGATGGTGAAGAAGACAAATTGGTTGATACAATTGCTGAAGGTGTTTTAAAAGTAGCAGATGAATTCTATCCAAAACCTGTGTGGTACAGAACTCTTGATGCTCCTACTGATGAGTTCATCACCCTTGAAGGTGGGGAAAATGAACCTAGAGAACACAACCCAATGTTAGGTTGGAGAGGTATCAGAAGAGAATTGGATGAACCTGAAATCTTAAAAGCAGAATTCAAAGCAATTAAAAAGCTTCACGATAAAGGTTACAAAAACATTGGAATCATGATTCCATTATCACAACATCCTTCTGAACTCAGAAGAGCTAAGGAATTATGCAGAGAGGTAGGTATGGAACCTCAAGTGGATGTTGAATTTGGTATGATGGTTGAAATTCCTGCAGCAGCTATCTTGATTGATGAATACATTGCAGAAGGAATTGACTTTGTAAGTCTTGGTACCAATGACTTGACTCAATACACTCTTGCAGTAGACAGAAACAATGAGTTTGTTGCAAAACACTATCGCGAAGAACACCCTGCAGTAATGGCTTTAATTGAAAGAACCATTAAGCATTGTGCAGCAGCAGGTGTAACTTGCAGTATCTGTGGTCAAGCAGGCAGTGTACCTCATATTGTTGAAAAACTTGTTAAATTTGGAATTACCAGTGTATCTTCCAATACTGATGCAGTAGAAGAAGTAAGAAAAACTGTTGCAAGAGCTGAAAAGAAAATCATGCTTGATGCAGCAAGAAAACAATTATAA
- a CDS encoding phosphatidylglycerophosphatase translates to MSKKSKSNRSNKKIQSIKNKLVNGELIKNEDALYINNPDYFLTFSDLEISDGIDIIENIMVLSDNYISFNRENEDEPLNDVELMEITEEYKENNDIDGGYIAQSFDKIDFISNTYDDITVITVISNDLEVQDFYNDLKVVNSWKGFENAKVDFGHIILLNHAFSPKLLIQLYKVATKQKAKFFESLHLPAHINHILNNNDFLVIASNLPEETLDQDYIMEIGLDITNMEYEDDDIDLDEFIERIEDAVVISCEDSLEKIDLNIGILDYLVSKGIQIGDMIEVGMSLLENTEETGELKDKLEKQLLKSISDKNINALLISAIRLEEDLQKGRVREIDLNEKLIHFYPDEIIGASIANQIAGTKALLNFRRYSKEKPGILYGLRPVLSNTFAGLIAGCMTKILEE, encoded by the coding sequence TTGTCTAAAAAAAGTAAAAGCAATAGAAGCAACAAGAAAATCCAAAGCATCAAAAACAAGCTTGTGAATGGTGAATTGATTAAAAACGAAGATGCTTTATACATTAATAATCCAGATTATTTCTTGACATTCAGTGATTTGGAAATAAGTGATGGAATTGACATCATAGAAAACATCATGGTCTTGTCAGATAATTACATCAGTTTCAATAGAGAAAATGAGGATGAACCATTAAATGATGTTGAACTGATGGAAATCACTGAAGAATATAAAGAAAATAACGATATTGATGGAGGTTATATCGCTCAAAGCTTTGATAAAATAGATTTTATAAGCAATACCTATGATGATATAACTGTCATTACTGTAATTTCCAATGACCTTGAAGTTCAGGATTTTTACAATGACCTGAAAGTTGTCAATAGTTGGAAAGGATTTGAGAATGCTAAAGTTGACTTTGGACATATAATCCTTTTGAATCATGCATTCAGCCCAAAATTACTCATTCAACTTTATAAGGTTGCAACTAAGCAAAAGGCTAAATTCTTTGAATCTCTTCACTTGCCAGCTCATATTAATCATATCTTAAACAACAATGATTTCCTTGTTATTGCATCCAATCTTCCAGAAGAGACTTTAGATCAAGATTATATAATGGAAATCGGTTTAGACATTACCAATATGGAATATGAAGATGATGACATAGATTTAGATGAATTTATTGAAAGAATTGAAGATGCTGTGGTCATAAGTTGTGAAGACTCATTGGAAAAGATTGATTTGAACATCGGAATACTTGATTATCTTGTAAGTAAAGGAATCCAAATTGGAGACATGATTGAAGTTGGAATGAGTCTTTTGGAAAATACTGAAGAAACCGGTGAATTGAAAGATAAATTAGAAAAGCAACTGCTTAAATCAATAAGCGATAAAAACATCAATGCACTATTAATTTCAGCGATTAGACTGGAAGAAGATCTTCAAAAAGGAAGAGTCCGTGAAATAGACTTAAATGAAAAATTGATTCATTTCTACCCAGATGAGATTATTGGTGCATCAATTGCAAACCAAATAGCTGGAACTAAAGCTTTGCTGAACTTCAGAAGATATTCAAAAGAGAAACCTGGAATATTATATGGATTAAGACCGGTCTTATCAAACACATTTGCTGGCTTGATAGCAGGATGCATGACAAAAATACTTGAAGAATGA
- the rplJ gene encoding 50S ribosomal protein L16: MVRAYSRREYIRKIPNNRIVQYDMGNLSEDFPVRVSLAVKKPAQIRHNALEAARIASNRYMQRSAGRLGYHLKLRVYPHNIVRENPMATGAGADRVQSGMRNAFGKAISVEALVKTNQKIMSIDVNPKNFQDAKTALKRAGMKMPVSCRIVIEKGADLVK; this comes from the coding sequence ATGGTTCGTGCTTATTCAAGAAGAGAATATATTAGAAAAATACCAAATAACAGAATTGTTCAATATGATATGGGTAACTTATCCGAAGATTTCCCTGTAAGAGTATCCTTAGCAGTTAAAAAACCAGCTCAAATTAGACACAATGCTTTAGAAGCAGCTCGTATTGCTTCTAACAGATACATGCAAAGATCTGCTGGTAGATTAGGATACCACTTAAAATTAAGAGTATACCCTCACAACATCGTAAGAGAAAACCCTATGGCAACCGGTGCAGGTGCGGACAGGGTACAAAGTGGTATGAGAAACGCTTTCGGTAAAGCGATTAGTGTAGAAGCTTTAGTAAAAACCAATCAAAAAATCATGTCTATTGATGTAAACCCTAAAAACTTCCAAGACGCTAAAACCGCTTTAAAAAGAGCAGGTATGAAAATGCCTGTATCTTGTAGAATTGTTATTGAAAAAGGTGCAGATTTAGTCAAATAA
- a CDS encoding fumarate hydratase C-terminal domain-containing protein, giving the protein MKKIQTPLSDDVVNDLKVGDKISLSGLMYCGRDAVLPKLANSIENDDTEEYPFDFKGMAIMHTAFSVAGIAPTTSNKAEIESSIPTLSRAGVKFHIGKGSLSDETKESLNKYNSVFIVTPPVAALLTNNVISKKCVAYEEEGMEAFFELEVKDIPGIVAIAHGESL; this is encoded by the coding sequence ATGAAAAAAATACAAACTCCCCTTAGTGATGATGTTGTAAATGATTTGAAAGTTGGGGATAAGATATCTCTATCCGGTTTAATGTATTGCGGTAGAGATGCAGTATTGCCAAAATTAGCTAATTCTATAGAAAACGATGATACAGAAGAATATCCTTTTGACTTTAAGGGTATGGCTATCATGCATACTGCATTTAGCGTTGCAGGAATTGCTCCAACTACAAGCAATAAGGCTGAAATAGAATCATCAATTCCAACATTATCCCGTGCTGGAGTGAAATTTCATATAGGAAAGGGATCTTTATCTGATGAGACAAAGGAAAGCTTAAATAAGTATAATTCTGTTTTTATTGTCACTCCTCCAGTAGCTGCACTACTTACAAATAATGTCATTTCAAAAAAATGTGTGGCTTATGAAGAGGAAGGGATGGAAGCTTTCTTTGAATTGGAAGTTAAGGACATTCCAGGTATTGTCGCTATTGCTCATGGAGAGTCTTTATAG
- a CDS encoding KEOPS complex subunit Pcc1: MNIKSNIKMEYKDSQYAEIVYKSLEVDNEGFVQSVLDGNVINFKIESDKLGSFLATADDLIASEILAEEIMKKTNEKDISK; this comes from the coding sequence ATGAACATCAAATCAAATATTAAAATGGAATATAAAGATTCCCAATACGCTGAAATTGTCTATAAATCCCTTGAAGTGGATAATGAAGGATTTGTACAAAGCGTCTTGGATGGAAATGTAATAAATTTCAAAATTGAAAGTGATAAGTTAGGCAGTTTTTTAGCTACAGCAGATGATCTCATAGCTTCTGAAATATTAGCTGAAGAAATAATGAAGAAAACAAATGAAAAAGATATTTCAAAATAA
- the mfnA gene encoding tyrosine decarboxylase MfnA yields MNEKPISHDEIFNQLDKFQAMDCKYSDGRILGSMCTEAHPIAKEAFFKFIDSNLGDPGLFKGTKLLEDKVLKMIGSFLSIENPVGHMVTGGTEANIMAIRAARNLARDNKGIRKGELIVPKSAHFSFKKAADMLDLKLIRVDLDENYRIDPKSVEENINENTVAIVGIAGTTELGMIDPIEDLSKIAIRNDIHLHVDAAFGGFSIPFLKDKGYGLPNFDFSLEGVKSITVDPHKMGLSPIPSGGILFRDQSYLDAMSVDSPYLTIKNQSTIVGTRLGASAAATYAVMSYLGQEGYANNAIEALEKTHFLVDNLKKLGYELVVEPKLNIVAFNHPYLETFELAQLLEERNWKISCSSYPKAIRVILMNHIKKEHLIDLLNDLDEINKSI; encoded by the coding sequence ATGAATGAAAAACCAATATCTCATGATGAAATTTTCAATCAATTGGATAAATTTCAGGCAATGGATTGCAAATATTCTGATGGCAGGATTTTAGGTTCTATGTGTACAGAAGCGCATCCTATTGCTAAAGAGGCTTTTTTCAAATTTATAGATTCCAATTTAGGAGACCCTGGTCTATTTAAGGGAACCAAATTATTGGAAGATAAGGTCTTAAAGATGATTGGATCCTTCTTATCCATTGAAAATCCTGTTGGCCATATGGTAACTGGTGGTACTGAAGCCAATATCATGGCAATAAGGGCTGCAAGAAATCTTGCAAGAGATAATAAGGGAATTAGAAAAGGAGAATTAATAGTTCCTAAATCAGCTCATTTTTCCTTTAAGAAAGCAGCAGATATGCTTGATTTGAAATTGATTCGTGTAGACTTGGATGAGAATTACCGTATTGATCCTAAATCTGTTGAAGAGAACATCAATGAAAATACTGTAGCTATTGTAGGTATTGCAGGCACTACTGAGCTTGGAATGATTGATCCTATAGAAGACTTATCTAAAATAGCTATTCGAAATGATATTCATCTACATGTGGATGCAGCATTCGGTGGTTTTTCAATTCCTTTCCTAAAAGATAAAGGATATGGCTTACCAAACTTTGACTTTTCACTTGAAGGTGTCAAATCCATTACAGTAGATCCACATAAAATGGGGCTTTCACCAATTCCTTCCGGAGGAATTTTATTCAGGGACCAATCCTATTTGGATGCAATGTCTGTTGATTCCCCATACTTGACAATCAAAAATCAATCTACCATTGTAGGCACTCGTTTAGGCGCTTCTGCAGCTGCAACATATGCTGTAATGAGTTATTTAGGACAAGAGGGTTATGCAAATAATGCTATTGAAGCATTGGAAAAAACTCACTTTTTAGTAGATAATCTTAAAAAATTAGGTTATGAGCTTGTTGTCGAGCCTAAATTGAATATAGTTGCTTTCAATCACCCATATTTGGAGACTTTTGAATTGGCTCAATTGCTTGAGGAAAGAAATTGGAAAATATCCTGTTCTTCCTATCCTAAAGCCATTAGAGTCATCTTAATGAATCATATTAAAAAGGAACATTTGATTGACCTTTTAAATGATTTGGATGAGATAAACAAATCTATTTAA
- a CDS encoding tRNA (cytidine(56)-2'-O)-methyltransferase — protein MNINVLRLDHRIGRDTRITTHVCLTARAFGASKVWLAGEEDHSMMKSVRDIADRWGGDFEIEYNNSYMEVIMNWRENGGKIVHLTMYGSQAHEIVDEVRGTGDDILIIVGGAKVPTKVYKNADWNVSVTTQPHSEVAALAIFQHLLMDGKEFDLEFENPVFEVIPTAHGKTVNIHDENRKINKEE, from the coding sequence ATGAATATAAATGTTTTAAGATTAGATCACAGAATAGGAAGAGACACACGTATCACAACCCATGTATGCTTAACTGCAAGAGCTTTTGGTGCAAGTAAAGTATGGTTGGCAGGAGAAGAAGACCATAGCATGATGAAAAGCGTAAGAGATATTGCAGACAGATGGGGAGGAGACTTTGAAATCGAATATAACAATTCATATATGGAAGTTATAATGAACTGGAGAGAAAATGGAGGAAAAATTGTTCATTTGACCATGTATGGTTCTCAAGCTCATGAAATTGTAGATGAAGTGCGTGGAACTGGTGATGATATTCTAATCATCGTTGGTGGAGCAAAAGTACCTACAAAAGTCTATAAGAATGCTGATTGGAATGTTTCTGTAACAACACAACCTCATTCTGAAGTTGCAGCACTTGCAATTTTCCAACATCTTTTGATGGACGGAAAGGAATTTGATTTGGAATTCGAAAATCCCGTATTTGAAGTTATTCCAACAGCTCATGGAAAAACTGTAAATATCCATGATGAAAATAGAAAAATCAATAAAGAAGAATAA
- a CDS encoding B-box zinc finger protein, with protein sequence MECHNHPDREAVANCSFCGKAICPECSVEIGGSIYCKDCLNDIIAKTMVAEETKADSLKTAEVDEEPADLFEPITPIQAEERQVAEEIAKPVDKAPENFETDYEYETAYVETYEEDGDEDSYYENPEPIPEPVPEYREQERKLKAKPQPTRPPIEPIHTGDIDEDYYYEPIPSETPSNELEAKYERYLEDLYYDEEEDVVPPELLEEVVEEPPRSRAPKEKRRRKKQAKKERAAYEEAPRRQRPRNYPRDDEYYINPRDEYEEDFIVPSHNRRRVPQRDAESYEELKRRIERNYELEQQSKKRGRFRRSKKSKYDYDDYDELENIQEMHKYPVEEESEKLSFTEILLAIILIILILLLILYVIYLFRLSGDYAGFIEALTGLVQNPGEFITNVLN encoded by the coding sequence ATGGAATGTCATAATCACCCAGATAGAGAGGCTGTGGCAAATTGTTCATTTTGTGGAAAAGCAATTTGTCCAGAGTGTAGTGTGGAGATTGGTGGAAGCATTTATTGTAAAGATTGTTTAAATGACATCATTGCAAAAACCATGGTGGCAGAAGAAACTAAAGCAGATTCTCTAAAAACTGCAGAAGTAGATGAAGAACCTGCAGATTTATTTGAACCAATTACTCCAATTCAAGCAGAGGAACGTCAAGTTGCAGAAGAGATTGCAAAACCAGTTGACAAAGCTCCTGAAAACTTTGAAACTGATTATGAATATGAAACTGCATATGTTGAAACTTACGAAGAAGATGGAGATGAGGATAGCTATTACGAAAATCCTGAACCTATTCCTGAACCTGTACCGGAATATAGGGAACAGGAAAGAAAACTTAAAGCAAAACCTCAACCAACCAGACCTCCTATTGAACCTATTCATACTGGAGACATAGATGAGGATTATTATTATGAACCAATTCCTAGTGAAACCCCAAGTAATGAACTTGAAGCAAAATATGAAAGATATTTAGAAGATTTATATTATGATGAAGAAGAGGATGTAGTTCCTCCAGAACTTCTTGAAGAAGTTGTTGAAGAACCTCCTAGGTCTAGAGCTCCTAAAGAAAAAAGGAGAAGGAAGAAACAAGCGAAAAAAGAACGTGCAGCATATGAGGAAGCACCTAGAAGACAAAGACCTAGAAATTATCCAAGGGATGATGAATATTATATCAACCCTAGAGATGAATACGAAGAAGACTTTATAGTTCCATCCCATAATAGAAGAAGAGTTCCTCAAAGAGATGCTGAAAGTTATGAGGAACTCAAAAGAAGAATTGAAAGAAACTACGAACTAGAACAGCAAAGCAAAAAAAGAGGTCGCTTCAGAAGATCTAAAAAATCAAAATACGATTATGATGACTATGATGAACTAGAAAATATCCAAGAGATGCACAAATATCCAGTGGAAGAAGAAAGCGAAAAACTTTCATTCACTGAAATCCTTCTTGCAATCATCTTAATCATTTTAATACTATTACTTATCTTATATGTAATTTACTTATTCAGATTAAGTGGAGATTACGCTGGTTTCATAGAAGCTCTTACAGGATTAGTCCAAAATCCTGGAGAATTCATTACTAACGTATTGAATTAA
- the cobS gene encoding adenosylcobinamide-GDP ribazoletransferase: MKDKNNDDYFEKQSPSTLRSIGGLLTFSTILPLNIYTTIDEMARLTWFWPVLNGLIGLIATIIAFILAKFIHFDPILIAAIIYGFLLLINGFNHFDGLMDFGDGVMVHGSPEKKLSIMKDPMTGVGGIATGFIAGTITIAAYTSLINYSYAVGFNLLLLIIVAEIAAKIGLTTCCICSQASEEGIGKYFIKYMNLKNYVVGLIICFILSVELSLVPGIHIGLLGIIGGAFGGALTALITKKHLKIANGDVLGTSNELGRLFSLLAMLVLISINFSSLI; the protein is encoded by the coding sequence ATGAAAGATAAAAATAATGATGACTACTTTGAAAAACAAAGCCCTTCAACATTACGTTCAATTGGAGGATTATTGACTTTTTCAACAATACTTCCTTTAAACATTTACACAACTATTGATGAAATGGCAAGGCTAACTTGGTTCTGGCCAGTCTTAAATGGTCTTATAGGATTAATAGCCACAATTATTGCATTCATATTAGCAAAATTCATCCATTTTGACCCAATTTTGATTGCTGCAATAATCTATGGATTTTTATTATTGATAAATGGATTCAATCATTTTGATGGGCTTATGGACTTTGGGGATGGGGTTATGGTCCACGGATCCCCAGAGAAAAAATTAAGCATTATGAAAGATCCTATGACTGGAGTTGGAGGAATAGCTACTGGATTCATTGCAGGAACAATCACAATTGCAGCATATACCTCTTTGATTAATTATTCATATGCAGTTGGCTTTAATTTACTTTTATTGATTATTGTAGCAGAAATTGCTGCAAAGATAGGCCTAACAACCTGTTGCATATGCTCCCAAGCATCAGAAGAAGGAATCGGCAAATATTTCATAAAGTACATGAACTTGAAGAACTATGTTGTTGGATTAATCATATGTTTTATACTTTCTGTAGAGTTAAGTTTAGTACCTGGAATTCACATAGGACTTTTAGGTATCATTGGAGGCGCATTTGGAGGAGCATTAACCGCATTAATAACTAAAAAACATCTTAAAATTGCAAATGGGGATGTTCTTGGAACCTCTAATGAATTAGGCAGACTTTTCTCATTGCTCGCTATGTTAGTATTGATTTCAATAAATTTCAGTTCTTTAATTTAA
- a CDS encoding DUF763 domain-containing protein, giving the protein MQRRGTTNLPLHGGHTPRWLFDRMTNLSGAISEVVIEEYGTNEFLNRISNPYWFQAFSCVIGFDWHSSGTTTTTLGALKSSIDPEKHGIYISGGKGAASRKTPQGIERAGEIFNLKSSNVEDMIHSSKLSAKVDNSCLQDGYNLYVHNFFITEKGNWAVVQQGMNTATKYARRYHWMGENVTSFLEDPHNGISCDKKETESLNMASKDSVEAQKISVDLINDNPDHLRSYFKRKDSNQLLLTDFSIEETNSLTLPEHHQVLDMDLSDKEFEVLKNAWEIQPEKYEDLILLQGIGPKKIRALALISDLVFGEPASWKDPVKYSFSHGGKDGFPYPVDRDVYDNSIATVKDALYQAKLDKYDKMKALKRLDDFIS; this is encoded by the coding sequence ATGCAACGAAGGGGAACAACTAATCTGCCACTGCATGGAGGGCATACACCAAGATGGTTATTTGATAGAATGACTAATTTGTCTGGTGCAATTTCTGAAGTGGTGATAGAAGAATATGGAACTAATGAATTCTTAAACAGAATATCTAATCCTTATTGGTTCCAAGCATTCTCATGTGTGATTGGTTTTGATTGGCATTCCTCTGGAACAACTACAACCACCCTTGGTGCATTAAAATCCTCAATTGATCCAGAAAAGCATGGAATATATATCTCTGGAGGTAAAGGGGCTGCTTCCCGTAAAACTCCTCAAGGAATCGAAAGGGCAGGAGAGATATTCAATCTTAAAAGCTCTAATGTTGAAGACATGATTCATTCAAGCAAGTTATCTGCAAAGGTTGATAACTCATGCCTACAGGACGGCTATAATTTATATGTCCATAATTTCTTCATCACTGAAAAAGGGAATTGGGCAGTAGTTCAGCAAGGAATGAACACTGCAACAAAATATGCAAGGCGTTACCATTGGATGGGTGAAAATGTTACAAGTTTTTTAGAGGACCCTCATAATGGAATATCCTGTGATAAGAAAGAGACTGAATCTCTGAATATGGCTTCTAAGGATAGTGTTGAAGCACAAAAGATTAGTGTTGATTTGATTAATGACAATCCGGACCATTTAAGGAGTTATTTTAAAAGAAAGGATTCTAATCAACTTCTTTTAACTGATTTTAGCATAGAAGAGACAAATTCCCTTACTTTGCCAGAACATCATCAAGTCTTGGATATGGATTTATCTGATAAGGAATTTGAAGTTTTAAAGAATGCTTGGGAAATACAGCCGGAAAAGTATGAGGACTTGATTTTGCTTCAAGGTATCGGTCCTAAAAAAATAAGGGCGTTGGCTTTAATTTCTGATTTGGTCTTTGGAGAGCCTGCAAGTTGGAAGGATCCTGTAAAATATTCCTTTAGTCATGGGGGAAAAGACGGTTTTCCTTATCCTGTTGATAGGGATGTTTATGACAATTCCATAGCTACTGTAAAGGATGCTCTTTATCAGGCAAAACTGGATAAGTATGATAAAATGAAAGCTTTAAAACGTTTGGATGACTTTATTTCTTAG